The proteins below are encoded in one region of Metallibacterium scheffleri:
- a CDS encoding DsrE/DsrF/TusD sulfur relay family protein — MKHLFVLNDAPYGSERSYNALRLARQMLKTGGEEVKLFLIGDAVACAKAGQKVAPGYYNIGDMLGMIVRHGGEVGVCGTCIDARGIAATELIEGAPRSTMEQLAAWTQWADKTLVF; from the coding sequence ATGAAACATCTATTCGTGCTCAACGATGCACCCTACGGCAGCGAGCGTAGCTACAACGCCCTGCGGCTCGCCCGGCAGATGCTCAAGACCGGCGGCGAGGAGGTGAAGCTGTTCCTGATCGGCGATGCGGTGGCCTGTGCCAAGGCCGGGCAGAAAGTGGCGCCGGGCTACTACAACATCGGCGACATGCTGGGCATGATCGTTCGCCACGGCGGCGAAGTCGGCGTCTGCGGCACCTGCATCGACGCCCGCGGCATCGCCGCCACGGAGCTGATCGAAGGCGCGCCGCGCAGCACGATGGAGCAGCTCGCCGCGTGGACGCAGTGGGCTGACAAAACGCTGGTGTTCTGA
- a CDS encoding c-type cytochrome, protein MKNTLIVLLAAALAVALGIFGYMWLGMYNMGADSPHWKATVAMLTMMRERSIEKHAAPIEVPNDINDPAIILKGAGQYAAMCAGCHLAPGVTDSEIRPGLYPQPPNLSQVRVDPRQAFWVIKHGIKMSAMPAWGFSHDDATIWSTVAFLQRLPGMTPAEYRAIVAKAPPDEDMGPMDSGAMMQSHAHADRASSHTHDH, encoded by the coding sequence ATGAAAAACACGCTGATTGTTCTTCTCGCGGCCGCGTTGGCGGTGGCGCTCGGCATCTTTGGCTACATGTGGCTGGGCATGTACAACATGGGCGCCGACAGCCCGCACTGGAAGGCGACGGTGGCGATGCTGACGATGATGCGCGAACGCTCGATCGAGAAGCATGCGGCTCCCATCGAGGTGCCAAACGACATCAACGATCCTGCGATCATCCTCAAGGGTGCCGGCCAGTACGCGGCAATGTGTGCTGGCTGCCATCTGGCGCCCGGCGTCACCGATTCCGAGATACGCCCCGGCCTGTATCCGCAGCCGCCCAACCTCAGTCAGGTGCGTGTCGATCCGCGCCAGGCGTTCTGGGTGATCAAGCACGGCATCAAGATGAGCGCGATGCCGGCGTGGGGCTTCAGCCATGACGACGCCACCATCTGGAGCACGGTCGCCTTCCTTCAGAGGCTGCCTGGCATGACGCCCGCCGAGTACCGGGCCATCGTCGCCAAGGCGCCGCCCGACGAGGACATGGGTCCGATGGATTCCGGCGCGATGATGCAGAGCCACGCCCACGCCGACCGGGCAAGCAGTCACACGCATGATCATTGA
- a CDS encoding cysteine desulfurase family protein: MALVYLDCNATTPIAPEVVAAMLPFLREHFGNPSSAHAYADAPRRAMAAAREDTARLIGARAAEIVFTGSATEANNLAILGVARVLGPARRHAVISAVEHPAVSEPARRLQELGWSVTVVPVDEYGRVAPGDVAAALRSDTGLVSVMHANNEVGTIQPIAEIAAIVRAHGVPMHTDAAQSAGKVALDVEALGVDLLTLAGHKFHAPKGVGALYVRTGTPITAVLAGAGQEQGLRPGTENIAQIVALGAAARLARERLPEAHAHLRALRDRLHARLSQEVPGLALNGHPEQRLSNTLNVSFPGVSGVMLLQRVADQVAAATGSACHAGDAAPSGVLGAMGLPGARIAGAVRLSVGRYTREDEIDAAAAALITAWRELTVAEHG; encoded by the coding sequence ATGGCCTTGGTCTACCTCGACTGCAACGCCACCACCCCGATCGCGCCGGAAGTGGTGGCGGCCATGCTGCCGTTCCTGCGCGAGCATTTCGGCAATCCGTCGTCCGCTCACGCCTACGCGGATGCGCCGCGCCGCGCCATGGCCGCGGCGCGCGAGGACACTGCCCGCCTGATCGGTGCGCGTGCGGCCGAAATCGTCTTTACCGGCAGCGCTACCGAGGCGAACAACCTCGCCATCCTCGGCGTGGCGCGGGTGTTGGGGCCTGCGCGTCGCCACGCCGTGATCTCCGCCGTCGAACACCCGGCGGTGAGCGAGCCCGCGCGTCGACTGCAGGAGCTGGGCTGGTCGGTGACGGTCGTGCCGGTGGATGAATACGGCCGAGTCGCTCCCGGCGACGTCGCCGCCGCGCTGCGATCCGATACGGGGCTGGTGTCGGTGATGCACGCCAACAACGAGGTCGGCACGATCCAGCCCATCGCCGAGATCGCCGCGATCGTTCGCGCCCATGGGGTACCGATGCACACCGATGCCGCGCAGTCCGCCGGCAAGGTCGCGCTCGATGTCGAAGCGCTGGGCGTCGACCTGCTGACCCTCGCCGGACACAAGTTCCATGCGCCCAAGGGCGTCGGCGCGTTGTACGTGCGCACCGGCACACCGATCACTGCCGTGCTCGCCGGAGCCGGCCAGGAGCAGGGCCTGCGTCCGGGCACCGAGAACATCGCGCAGATCGTCGCCCTGGGTGCCGCGGCACGCCTGGCGCGCGAACGCCTGCCGGAAGCTCACGCGCACCTGCGCGCGCTGCGCGACCGACTGCATGCCCGCCTGTCGCAGGAGGTTCCGGGGCTCGCCTTGAACGGCCACCCCGAGCAGCGCCTGTCAAACACCCTCAACGTGTCCTTTCCCGGCGTATCCGGCGTGATGCTGCTGCAGCGGGTGGCGGACCAAGTCGCCGCCGCCACCGGTTCCGCCTGCCATGCCGGGGACGCTGCGCCCAGCGGGGTGCTGGGAGCGATGGGCCTTCCCGGCGCGCGGATCGCCGGCGCCGTGCGCCTGTCCGTTGGGCGTTATACCCGTGAGGACGAAATCGACGCGGCCGCCGCGGCGTTGATCACGGCATGGCGCGAACTGACGGTCGCGGAGCACGGCTGA
- a CDS encoding 23S rRNA (adenine(2030)-N(6))-methyltransferase RlmJ codes for MNYRHRFHAGNFADVLKHTILLGVLDALKRKPAPFAYLDTHAGSGVYALDSEAARKTGEFRAGVLRVLDASDLPPLLRSYVEAVRACDAGTPLARYPGSPWLAQHALRAQDRAVLCELLPDEATALRGQFHGDARMQVHQRDGYEALSALLPPAEKRGLVLIDPPFEAQEAEFKLIQRALATALSRWPGGMFAVWYPIKLQRTREPLLRWLRGSAAQSVLVAELAVRAENSPLRLNGCGVALLNPPWKLDQALFAALPALARLLGEDGQGDSRLLWLKRE; via the coding sequence ATGAATTATCGCCACCGCTTCCATGCCGGCAACTTTGCCGATGTCCTCAAGCACACGATCCTGCTGGGCGTGCTCGATGCGCTCAAGCGCAAGCCGGCGCCGTTCGCGTATCTGGACACGCACGCCGGCAGCGGCGTCTACGCGCTTGACTCGGAGGCCGCGCGCAAGACCGGCGAGTTCCGCGCCGGCGTGCTGCGCGTACTCGATGCCAGCGATCTGCCGCCGTTGCTGCGCAGCTACGTCGAGGCCGTGCGCGCCTGTGATGCGGGCACGCCGCTGGCGCGCTACCCCGGTTCGCCATGGCTGGCACAGCACGCGCTGCGCGCGCAGGATCGCGCCGTGCTGTGCGAACTGCTGCCGGATGAAGCCACCGCATTGCGCGGCCAGTTCCACGGCGATGCACGCATGCAAGTGCACCAGCGCGACGGTTACGAAGCCTTGTCCGCGCTGCTGCCGCCGGCGGAAAAGCGCGGCCTGGTGCTGATCGACCCCCCGTTCGAGGCGCAGGAAGCCGAGTTCAAGCTGATCCAGCGCGCACTGGCCACGGCGCTGTCGCGCTGGCCCGGGGGCATGTTTGCGGTGTGGTATCCGATCAAGCTGCAACGCACGCGCGAGCCGTTGCTGCGCTGGTTGCGCGGCAGCGCGGCGCAGTCGGTGCTGGTGGCCGAACTGGCGGTGCGCGCGGAAAATTCGCCGCTGCGCTTGAACGGCTGCGGCGTGGCTCTGCTCAATCCGCCGTGGAAGCTGGATCAGGCCTTGTTCGCGGCCCTGCCTGCACTGGCGCGACTGCTGGGCGAGGACGGCCAGGGCGATTCGCGCCTGCTCTGGCTGAAGCGTGAATGA
- a CDS encoding copper resistance protein B has translation MSTHAIIRRRTRLTSLWVLCATALTAPAFAQQVPASSASTAMPEMDMGSMPGMDISHGKHGAPPAKPAAPARATSAQPAATSSSMGSMSGMDMGAMSGMDTGSTSGMPGMKTSHGQRGAPTASSTSTPAAPALPPGPADPAAYLAKLEAMPMTGMDMADDQRFGKVLINQLEATRADGITGQAWDAQAWYGGDRNRLLLRSEGARSAGHVQEGDIEALWSHAIATFWDSTLGVRHDFGNGPGRNWAAFGVQGLAPYWFDIEVTGYAGSGGRTAARFKAEYELLITQRLILQPEFEANLYGKPDPVWRLGSGLSDASLGLRLRYEIRREFAPYIGLVWQRVFGGTADLRRAEGKSVFDRQIVAGVRIWF, from the coding sequence ATGAGCACGCATGCGATCATTCGCCGCCGCACACGCTTGACCTCGCTGTGGGTGCTGTGCGCAACCGCGCTGACGGCGCCGGCGTTCGCGCAGCAGGTGCCCGCATCGTCGGCATCGACGGCGATGCCGGAGATGGACATGGGCTCGATGCCGGGCATGGACATCTCGCACGGTAAGCACGGCGCCCCACCCGCAAAGCCGGCGGCTCCGGCGCGTGCAACCTCGGCGCAACCGGCTGCCACTTCGTCCTCGATGGGCAGCATGTCCGGCATGGACATGGGTGCGATGTCCGGGATGGACACAGGCAGCACGTCAGGCATGCCAGGGATGAAAACATCGCACGGCCAGCGCGGCGCGCCAACTGCATCCTCCACCTCGACGCCTGCGGCGCCCGCGCTGCCACCCGGTCCGGCCGATCCCGCGGCCTATCTGGCGAAGCTCGAAGCGATGCCGATGACCGGCATGGACATGGCCGATGACCAGAGGTTCGGCAAGGTGCTGATCAACCAGCTCGAGGCGACCCGCGCCGACGGCATCACCGGCCAGGCCTGGGATGCACAGGCCTGGTACGGCGGCGACCGCAACCGTCTGTTGCTGCGCAGCGAGGGCGCGCGCAGTGCCGGGCATGTGCAAGAGGGGGACATCGAAGCGCTGTGGAGCCATGCCATCGCCACGTTCTGGGACAGCACGCTGGGCGTGCGCCACGACTTCGGCAACGGGCCGGGCCGCAACTGGGCGGCTTTCGGCGTACAAGGTCTGGCGCCCTACTGGTTCGACATCGAGGTCACCGGCTATGCGGGTTCGGGCGGGCGCACGGCGGCGCGCTTCAAGGCCGAGTACGAGTTGCTGATCACCCAGCGTCTGATCCTGCAACCGGAGTTCGAGGCCAATCTCTACGGCAAACCCGATCCGGTCTGGCGATTGGGCTCGGGTCTGTCAGACGCCAGCCTGGGCCTGCGCCTGCGCTACGAGATCCGCCGCGAGTTCGCACCGTATATCGGCCTGGTCTGGCAGCGCGTGTTCGGCGGCACCGCGGACTTGCGCCGCGCCGAGGGCAAATCCGTGTTCGACCGGCAGATCGTGGCCGGCGTGCGCATCTGGTTCTGA
- a CDS encoding copper resistance system multicopper oxidase: MSRILVQSKGPAVPDPSRRRFMQGLALGGAALGVGLLPRFALAAPAATAYPAVLSGTEFDLTIGTMAVDFTGHARSAIVVNRQLPAPILRWREGDTVTLRVRNTLPVTSSIHWHGILLPFRMDGVPGLSFPGIAPGETFTYRFPVRQTGTYWYHSHSGFQEQQGLYGPIVVEARDGAGVRADRDYVVMLSDWTDQNPDTILATLKRQSDYYNFGQPTALDFMRDVERIGIRAALARRRMWNRMRMNPTDLSDVSAYTYTYLLNGTAPAGNWTALFKPGERVRLRVINGSAMTYFDLRIPGLKMTVVSSDGQDVEPVTVDELRIGVAETYDVIVEPGDAAYTIFAQSMDRSGYARGTLAPRAGMEAPVPPLDPVPWLGMTDMMGAMGGMAGMAHGAHGGGMQGMKDKNGMAGMSDMAHAGHAAASAQEGAAPFAFPPPWHCRTGPSVDMCVADPRTNLEDPGVGLRDNGRRVLSYADLHTIGGSLDPREPGRTLTLHLTGNMQRYVWGFDGVKFSDARPIVFRYGERLRITLINDTMMTHPIHLHGMWSEVEAPDGGFQVRKHTVSVQPAQQISYLVSADAPGRWAYHCHLLYHMEAGMFREVIVA; encoded by the coding sequence ATGTCCCGCATTCTTGTTCAATCCAAGGGTCCCGCCGTGCCCGATCCGTCCCGTCGCCGCTTCATGCAGGGGCTCGCGCTGGGTGGCGCCGCGCTCGGCGTCGGCCTGCTGCCGCGCTTCGCGCTGGCCGCGCCGGCAGCCACGGCGTATCCCGCCGTGCTCAGCGGCACCGAGTTCGATCTGACCATCGGCACCATGGCGGTCGATTTCACCGGCCACGCGCGTAGCGCGATCGTGGTCAACCGCCAGTTGCCGGCGCCGATCCTGCGCTGGCGCGAGGGCGACACCGTCACCCTGCGCGTGCGCAACACGCTGCCGGTGACCAGCTCGATCCACTGGCACGGCATCCTGCTGCCGTTCCGGATGGACGGCGTGCCGGGCCTGAGCTTTCCCGGTATCGCGCCGGGCGAGACGTTCACCTACCGCTTCCCGGTGCGCCAGACCGGCACCTATTGGTACCACTCGCATTCGGGTTTCCAGGAGCAGCAGGGCCTGTACGGACCGATCGTGGTCGAGGCGCGCGACGGCGCCGGGGTCCGCGCCGATCGCGACTACGTGGTGATGCTCAGCGACTGGACCGACCAGAACCCCGACACCATCCTCGCCACGCTCAAGCGCCAGAGCGACTACTACAACTTCGGCCAGCCGACCGCGCTCGATTTCATGCGCGATGTCGAGCGCATCGGCATCCGCGCGGCGCTGGCCAGGCGGCGCATGTGGAACCGGATGCGCATGAACCCGACCGACCTCAGCGACGTGTCGGCCTACACCTATACCTACCTGCTCAACGGCACCGCGCCGGCCGGCAACTGGACCGCGTTGTTCAAGCCCGGCGAGCGCGTGCGTCTGCGCGTCATCAACGGCTCGGCGATGACCTACTTCGACCTGCGTATCCCGGGCTTGAAGATGACCGTGGTCAGCAGCGATGGCCAGGACGTCGAGCCGGTGACGGTGGACGAGTTGCGCATCGGCGTCGCCGAAACCTATGACGTGATCGTCGAGCCCGGCGACGCGGCCTACACGATCTTCGCCCAATCGATGGATCGCAGCGGCTACGCGCGCGGCACGCTGGCGCCGCGTGCCGGCATGGAAGCGCCGGTACCGCCGCTGGATCCGGTGCCGTGGCTGGGCATGACCGACATGATGGGGGCGATGGGCGGCATGGCTGGGATGGCCCACGGCGCGCACGGCGGCGGCATGCAGGGCATGAAAGACAAGAATGGCATGGCCGGGATGTCGGACATGGCGCACGCCGGCCACGCGGCGGCGTCCGCGCAGGAAGGCGCTGCGCCGTTCGCCTTCCCGCCGCCCTGGCACTGTCGCACCGGCCCCAGTGTGGACATGTGCGTGGCCGACCCGCGCACCAACCTCGAAGATCCCGGCGTCGGTCTGCGCGACAACGGCCGCCGCGTGCTGAGCTACGCCGACCTGCACACGATCGGCGGGTCGCTCGATCCGCGCGAGCCGGGGCGCACGCTGACCCTGCACCTCACCGGCAACATGCAGCGCTACGTGTGGGGCTTCGACGGCGTGAAGTTCTCCGACGCCAGGCCGATCGTGTTCCGCTACGGCGAGCGCCTGCGCATCACCCTGATCAACGACACCATGATGACCCACCCGATCCATCTGCACGGCATGTGGAGCGAGGTCGAGGCGCCGGACGGCGGCTTCCAGGTGCGCAAGCACACCGTCAGCGTGCAGCCGGCGCAGCAGATCAGCTACCTGGTCAGCGCCGACGCACCGGGGCGCTGGGCCTACCACTGCCACCTGCTCTACCACATGGAAGCGGGCATGTTCCGCGAGGTGATCGTGGCATGA
- a CDS encoding ArsR/SmtB family transcription factor: protein MDNRAFKDQIYEQFGRLGKSLASPKRLEMLDVLCQGPRTVESLAAATGQTLANASQHLKVLRTGRLVEAEKQGLYVTYRLAGTEVCDFFLAFRHLAESRLAEIERITRLFLDGKNVLEAVDQATLLKRVRSGEALVLDVRPEQEYRNGHIPGALSVPLAELEQRLAELPRDRQVVAYCRGPYCVMSVEAVEILRRHGRKAARLEIGVPDWRALGLPLESQP, encoded by the coding sequence ATGGACAACCGCGCATTCAAGGATCAGATCTACGAACAGTTCGGGCGCTTGGGCAAGTCCCTGGCAAGCCCCAAGCGACTGGAAATGCTCGATGTGCTCTGCCAGGGGCCACGCACGGTGGAGTCGCTTGCCGCGGCCACCGGCCAGACCCTCGCCAACGCCTCGCAGCATCTCAAGGTGCTGCGCACGGGTCGCTTGGTGGAGGCGGAAAAACAGGGTTTGTACGTCACCTACCGGCTGGCCGGAACCGAGGTCTGCGATTTCTTTCTGGCCTTCCGCCATCTGGCCGAGTCGAGACTGGCCGAAATCGAGCGCATCACCCGGCTCTTCCTCGACGGCAAGAACGTTCTGGAAGCGGTGGATCAGGCCACCCTGCTCAAGCGCGTTCGCAGTGGCGAGGCACTGGTTCTCGACGTGCGTCCCGAGCAGGAGTACCGCAACGGACACATCCCCGGCGCGCTGTCGGTGCCGCTGGCCGAGCTGGAGCAGCGGCTCGCCGAATTGCCGCGCGACCGGCAGGTGGTGGCCTATTGCCGCGGTCCATATTGCGTGATGTCGGTCGAGGCGGTGGAGATCCTGCGCCGCCACGGCCGCAAGGCCGCGCGGCTCGAAATCGGCGTGCCCGACTGGCGGGCGCTGGGGCTGCCGCTGGAATCGCAACCGTGA
- a CDS encoding efflux RND transporter periplasmic adaptor subunit produces the protein MSRTPLFVLLATVMGVAAAAGYVLGTRDHGSAAPTSGAQPARKVLYWYDPMQPGTHFNHPGPSPLMPGMQLVPKYAGGSGTSMGLVRISPVVEQNLGMRTSVIRVGVLHRELRVPGVLAWDRRRSVVVSARTDGVLSRLFVRAPFDHVRAGQPLAELLAPAWMSAVAEYRALEHAQSADARALRSAALQRLYVLGMSAQEIRSADISAGGGIMLRAPASGVVSALDVRQGQQVAAGTTLLRIDDLARLWLDAAIPQAEVAGIGPGTPVAIEVDAFPGRIFAGNVEALLPEVDARTRTETARIALDNPHGTLAPGMYATVRLATAGTTPHPLVPDEALISTGVQNRVLLDLGDGRMQPRAVRIGRSADGYTEVLAGLKSGERVVTSGQFLIDSEANLNGALQRLTTPPAPRSSVAPDVPAVPVMPASSAPTVPARPSVKPPAQDAMPGMAMPASTKGHTP, from the coding sequence ATGAGCCGTACGCCCCTTTTTGTCCTTCTGGCTACGGTTATGGGCGTTGCCGCGGCCGCCGGGTATGTCCTGGGAACGCGCGATCACGGCAGTGCCGCGCCAACGTCTGGCGCCCAGCCAGCGCGCAAAGTGCTGTACTGGTATGACCCGATGCAGCCCGGCACACACTTCAACCATCCCGGGCCATCGCCGCTGATGCCGGGTATGCAACTGGTGCCGAAGTATGCGGGCGGGTCAGGTACGAGTATGGGCTTGGTGCGCATCAGTCCGGTTGTCGAGCAGAACCTCGGCATGCGCACCAGCGTCATCCGTGTCGGCGTGTTGCACCGGGAGTTGCGTGTGCCGGGCGTTCTGGCCTGGGATCGTCGTCGCTCGGTGGTCGTCAGCGCGCGTACCGATGGCGTGCTGTCGCGGCTGTTCGTGCGCGCGCCGTTCGATCACGTGCGTGCCGGCCAACCGCTGGCGGAGCTGCTGGCGCCAGCCTGGATGTCGGCTGTCGCCGAATACCGCGCGCTCGAGCATGCGCAGTCGGCTGATGCGCGCGCGTTGCGTTCCGCCGCGCTGCAGCGTCTGTACGTACTGGGCATGAGCGCGCAAGAGATCCGCTCCGCGGATATCAGTGCCGGCGGCGGCATCATGCTGCGCGCACCTGCTTCCGGCGTGGTCAGCGCGCTGGACGTGCGCCAAGGCCAGCAGGTGGCCGCCGGCACGACGTTGTTGCGCATCGACGATCTCGCCCGGCTGTGGCTGGATGCCGCGATCCCGCAAGCCGAGGTCGCCGGTATCGGCCCGGGCACGCCGGTCGCCATCGAAGTCGACGCGTTTCCCGGGCGCATCTTCGCCGGTAACGTCGAGGCTTTGCTGCCCGAGGTGGATGCGCGCACGCGCACCGAAACCGCGCGTATCGCGCTGGACAATCCGCACGGCACGCTGGCGCCGGGCATGTACGCGACGGTGCGCCTGGCGACCGCAGGCACCACGCCGCATCCGCTGGTACCCGATGAGGCCTTGATCAGCACCGGCGTGCAGAACCGCGTGCTCCTCGATCTTGGCGATGGCCGCATGCAGCCACGCGCGGTGCGCATCGGCCGCTCGGCGGATGGCTATACCGAGGTGCTGGCAGGCCTCAAGAGTGGCGAGCGCGTGGTCACCTCGGGCCAATTCCTGATCGACTCCGAGGCCAATCTCAATGGCGCGCTGCAGCGGTTGACCACGCCGCCCGCGCCGCGCTCGTCGGTCGCGCCTGATGTGCCCGCCGTGCCTGTCATGCCTGCGTCGTCGGCGCCGACGGTGCCCGCACGCCCGAGCGTGAAGCCACCGGCACAGGACGCCATGCCCGGCATGGCCATGCCAGCGTCCACGAAAGGCCACACGCCATGA
- a CDS encoding TolC family protein, giving the protein MFVFDRRRRRDVVLHLQCATALLALTAFPAVATSPLTLQQTVTLAVERAPLVQAGRAREDAARADRNRAGRWPDPRLTFGVQNLTVQGPGAFSTAADSMTMRTVGLSQEIPSDTQLAAERVGARAGEAAANAETEQARLNARQAAAAAWVSLWAAEQARDQIEGLERQNALAIVAAKARLAGGTGSAAEALATRAAQAELANRLDLANADIASARAALARWIGSEAASADLAASPDFARLPVTDAHLLQTPDQQAPLLDWESREDRAEAALQSARASKHPGWSVGLDYGARAPGLPNMITLLVGVRLPLFPAHREDQDVLARRADLDAVRAERENARRAQVEAVQRLLATWQGYGRQVRRDRDTLLSLAADRSAAALAAYRGGASLQPWLEARRDEITTRLDYVDALKAWGDTWAQLAYLLPEYAQ; this is encoded by the coding sequence ATGTTCGTGTTTGATCGCCGGCGCCGCCGTGACGTCGTGCTTCACCTGCAATGTGCGACCGCGCTGCTGGCGCTGACAGCATTTCCGGCAGTAGCCACATCGCCACTGACCCTGCAACAGACGGTGACACTGGCTGTCGAGCGCGCGCCGCTGGTGCAGGCGGGCCGTGCTCGCGAGGATGCCGCCCGCGCTGACCGCAATCGCGCCGGTCGCTGGCCCGATCCGCGCCTTACCTTCGGGGTGCAGAACCTGACGGTGCAAGGGCCTGGCGCCTTCAGCACCGCCGCCGATTCCATGACCATGCGCACGGTGGGGCTCAGTCAGGAGATCCCCTCCGACACCCAGTTGGCCGCGGAACGTGTCGGTGCGCGTGCGGGCGAGGCCGCGGCCAATGCGGAAACCGAGCAGGCACGCCTGAATGCCCGACAAGCGGCGGCGGCGGCCTGGGTTTCCCTGTGGGCCGCCGAGCAGGCGCGCGACCAGATCGAGGGACTTGAGCGGCAGAACGCCCTGGCCATCGTCGCGGCGAAGGCGCGCCTGGCCGGTGGCACTGGCTCCGCGGCGGAGGCCCTGGCGACCAGGGCGGCACAGGCCGAACTGGCCAATCGGCTGGACCTCGCCAATGCCGATATCGCGTCCGCGCGCGCCGCGCTGGCGCGCTGGATTGGAAGCGAAGCGGCAAGCGCGGATCTGGCCGCGTCCCCCGACTTTGCGCGGCTCCCGGTCACCGACGCGCACCTGCTGCAGACTCCCGACCAGCAGGCACCGCTGCTCGACTGGGAATCGCGCGAAGACCGCGCGGAGGCCGCACTGCAGAGCGCCCGCGCCAGCAAGCATCCAGGCTGGAGCGTGGGCTTGGACTATGGCGCGCGAGCACCCGGCCTGCCGAATATGATTACGTTGCTGGTGGGCGTGCGTCTGCCGTTGTTCCCCGCCCATCGCGAGGACCAGGACGTCCTGGCCCGCCGCGCCGACCTCGATGCGGTACGCGCCGAGCGCGAGAACGCGCGCCGCGCGCAGGTCGAGGCGGTGCAGCGCCTGCTGGCGACATGGCAGGGCTACGGCCGCCAGGTGCGACGCGACCGCGACACGCTGCTGTCCCTGGCGGCCGATCGCAGTGCGGCGGCACTGGCCGCCTACCGCGGCGGCGCCTCGCTGCAACCCTGGTTGGAAGCGCGGCGAGACGAGATCACGACCCGTCTTGACTATGTCGATGCGTTGAAGGCCTGGGGTGACACCTGGGCCCAACTCGCTTACCTGCTACCGGAGTATGCGCAATGA